From Onychostoma macrolepis isolate SWU-2019 chromosome 19, ASM1243209v1, whole genome shotgun sequence, a single genomic window includes:
- the LOC131526118 gene encoding uncharacterized protein LOC131526118 isoform X1, which translates to MAQLHQLISFAFVNTIRLKLLLLLWVFNYSETIPTHVMGKKGGSIILPCEFKAIEIFHIRLNRQSKHILVYENKYCSKRVCRKGACDVIIKDLRLRDAGKYILEIYYINAKSVLEPQIRTYQLHIYDDISVKIGENLKLDVLLPDAHKVTHQNKSSTEWKKVWKRDSKKRVSGTHGRLKDSNGTLSIKVFTDDDAGTYRVMDYDGEILITVTVTDEKSSVDA; encoded by the exons atggcacagttgcatcagctaatcagttttgcatttgttaacactatcag GCTGAAACTTCTGCTGCTGTTGTGGGTTTTCAATTACAGTG AAACCATCCCCACACATGTGATGGGAAAAAAGGGAGGCAGCATCATCCTGCCCTGTGAATTTAAGGCCATAGAGATTTTTCATATTCGTTTAAACAGACAGTCAAAACACATACttgtttatgaaaataaatactgCAGTAAACGAGTATGTAGAAAAGGAGCATGTGACGTCATCATCAAGGATCTGAGACTGAGAGATGCTGGGAAATACATTTTGGAAATCTATTACATTAATGCAAAGTCAGTGCTGGAGCCACAAATCAGGACGTACCAACTTCATATTTACG ATGATATTTCTGTGAAAATTGGCGAAAATCTAAAGTTGGATGTTCTGTTGCCAGATGCTCATAAAGTTACGCATCAAAACAAAAGCAGCACAGAATGGAAGAAGGTCTGGAAGAGAGACAGCAAGAAAAGAGTTAGTGGAACACACGGTCGACTGAAGGACAGTAACGGGACTCTGAGCATTAAAGTGTTTACGGATGATGATGCAGGAACATACAGAGTTATGGACTATGACGGAGAAATCTTGATCACAGTGACAGTCACAGATGAGAAAAGTTCAGTGGATGCTTag
- the LOC131526118 gene encoding uncharacterized protein LOC131526118 isoform X2 — MLKLLLLLWVFNYSETIPTHVMGKKGGSIILPCEFKAIEIFHIRLNRQSKHILVYENKYCSKRVCRKGACDVIIKDLRLRDAGKYILEIYYINAKSVLEPQIRTYQLHIYDDISVKIGENLKLDVLLPDAHKVTHQNKSSTEWKKVWKRDSKKRVSGTHGRLKDSNGTLSIKVFTDDDAGTYRVMDYDGEILITVTVTDEKSSVDA, encoded by the exons GCTGAAACTTCTGCTGCTGTTGTGGGTTTTCAATTACAGTG AAACCATCCCCACACATGTGATGGGAAAAAAGGGAGGCAGCATCATCCTGCCCTGTGAATTTAAGGCCATAGAGATTTTTCATATTCGTTTAAACAGACAGTCAAAACACATACttgtttatgaaaataaatactgCAGTAAACGAGTATGTAGAAAAGGAGCATGTGACGTCATCATCAAGGATCTGAGACTGAGAGATGCTGGGAAATACATTTTGGAAATCTATTACATTAATGCAAAGTCAGTGCTGGAGCCACAAATCAGGACGTACCAACTTCATATTTACG ATGATATTTCTGTGAAAATTGGCGAAAATCTAAAGTTGGATGTTCTGTTGCCAGATGCTCATAAAGTTACGCATCAAAACAAAAGCAGCACAGAATGGAAGAAGGTCTGGAAGAGAGACAGCAAGAAAAGAGTTAGTGGAACACACGGTCGACTGAAGGACAGTAACGGGACTCTGAGCATTAAAGTGTTTACGGATGATGATGCAGGAACATACAGAGTTATGGACTATGACGGAGAAATCTTGATCACAGTGACAGTCACAGATGAGAAAAGTTCAGTGGATGCTTag